aatcattttaaagaatttcgaAAGATCTAACTAAATTgctaaaaataatcaaactaTATAcgatgaattcttttaaaagaaaatcgttcCAAAAAGCAAACACGTATAACAaacagtatatttttaaactgacgtcatttttatttcgcgcaAGCGAAGAACcatgtttctatttaataactaactctttgcactcggatgtcccctaCGAGGAGACATCGTAAGTCTAGCAAATTATGTTAGTGGTTATGTAGAACAAATTTATGCTAGggcaaatttttgaaatatgcATTCTTCCctgaaattttcttcttgaaattgCACGAGAAAACAAAGCAAAATATGATGTATATACAgagatttagagaaaaatatatgagcaGACGTTACGTGGAAACAGTATGAAGTAAAGGGTTTCTTAAAAGAAGGTACtgggttttatttttaataataaaatacgccTGCTAACATGGCGTAATGGACACtttcaattatgtttaattacaatcatgtatactttatttaagatATACCAGTTGaacatattcaatatatattacaacatatatcatataatatattgaatcAATACATCATAGAATATattgaatgtattaaaaaCCAAAATTCTGAAGCCTTTGTGAAAAATCGTGtatgtttgcagtggtgtcaACGTTACAAGAAAGCtataatcaagtctaataataccaaaagaGACACGTTTCAAAAGTTAGACTATTTCatgtaatgcgattcctgtttTCACTGGGTTAAATTGCCCGTTACGttatatgaataaacattcttccgataaaaaaatgtaattgttatttgtaactgaaatttcatttccaatcGATAGTTTTgctcaattatttgaataaaaattcgccCAATTCCGGGGAGTAATCCAATTTCGAAGCATTGCGCCCGTTCGAATCAGTGCAACGAACACAGAGGGACAGaggccaaaaaaaaaaaaaaagaaaaacagaatacAGGACCCAAATAAAACGTAAACGTTAACGCGAATTGATGACCGTCGCGTCTCTGCTACTATTTGCCGGTTTCCCTTTCCCCTCCTTCCCCACCTCAAACTCGCAACACGTGTTACAGTTCGCAAATATTTTCGCAGTGCTTTACCGCCGGTAGCCGCGCGTTCGATGCCTCGAAACGAGCCCCTGGATCCTGAAACTTGATGATCAAATACACGGGGCTTTTTCCTATAGGTCCTGGGTCAGAGACCAGGTAGATACCCCGTGCGCATCGAACctataaatatcaaagtaaatatcGGTGAAACGTATCGTGATACTTCTGGTAGCTACGTGATACCTATAGCCTAGAGTAGAGCGCTATAAGACACGGATCAGGAAACATTTTCCGCGAAGACacggataataaatattccaagcGTTGCTGACCAAGAGGTGAAATCGAGGAATACGTAGgtagaatgaaaaagaaaaaaatagagaagCTCGAAGAGTGTAAAGATAAGAAACAACGTTTGTCAGTCTCGACGCGaggattatttattactacGCGATGACTCATGCGAATCGAGTCGTCTTCGGGCctacaattattacaatttatgaattatgCGTGTA
This portion of the Hylaeus volcanicus isolate JK05 chromosome 4, UHH_iyHylVolc1.0_haploid, whole genome shotgun sequence genome encodes:
- the LOC128875101 gene encoding neurobeachin-like isoform X1 — its product is MADMKSPPFSDIKRPEEVVAMAMNDSLKFAVLIGLIEVGQVSNREVVNTVLHLVRCARGIYLVSDPGPIGKSPVYLIIKFQDPGARFEASNARLPAVKHCENICEL